The sequence ccagcagatttacatacacgcagcagtcgttcagaccgctgcgtgtatgtactgacagtgatctgccaggacctagccgacttgcagcgttattaacgctgcgagtcggtaggtgtgaaggcacccttatactgTTTTGTCAgtgtctgaacacccagatcctgactgttataaaaaaaaacaaggattttatatttatttgcagCCTCATATGCCCGGATtacaatgctgtttttttttttttttttttattgcaccctTTCAAGGGTTTTCTTTGAAATAAAATTCCTGCCAATCTGACTGTTTAGGCAAAAGTGCAGACTATAAACTAAATAGTAAAATCTGtatatatcaaaaatagaggCAGACATAGCAACAAGACATAAAAAGGCTACAAATTGATATAGAAAAacctaaattattattatttttttaaagggaagtcctgtgatgctaaaaaaaaaatgacaggcaggcagggggtgctgAAACCTAATAaagtatatttacctgtccctgtgcccccgtaaCACCAATCGCGGGTCTTTCTGACTGCTGTCGGCTGTCATTTCAGCCGACATCCGAGTACCTCAtgtttatgttcctgcaccccaccTGCcatcctgtcttttttttttttttttttagtttctttgGAGCTCTCCTTTAATAAACTTTACCCATGTAATATAGGATCCACTGTATTGTATgaaaaaatattgtaaaataattttttaacatgtttgcaGATGGCATTAGTACTGAAGTTTCTTTAACCAGTTAATGCTGCATTATTGTACCTTTTTATGTCTTCTTACAAGCATTCTGTATGATTTATTGCAGGCTCAGCAATCTTTTCCATGGCATGGATAAGAGCACCCCAGTCAGGTACACAGTGTACTGTGCCCTCATAAAGGTAGCAGCTACCTGCGGAGCTATAGTGTACATTCCCACAGATCTTGACCAGGTCAGTGCCCTCCTCATCAGATAACATACAGATATGACCATTGCTATCAAAGTGATATTTATCTTTCTGTATTTTATGTACTAAGGTTCGAAAATGGATCATTGACTGGAATCTTAACACAGAAAAGAAGCACATTCTGCTCAGGCTGCTCTACGAGGCACTCGTGGACTGCAAGAAAAGGTACTTGGCCATTTCACATAGGCATATTTTAGGATGGCAGCTGTTCTCTACCTTAAATTAAAGTTCTGCCTCCATTTTTTAGTTGCTTTTAGAAATGACAGATGTGTAACTTCTCCTCACTTGTTAGCTAAGAGGCAGGATGCACACATATGTGGTTGAACAGCACAGTTTTCTTAGGGTCCTAAAGATCTCCTGCCGATAAGTTGAGAGCTAGACGGTATCTTAGGATATTGCTGTGTATCTAGTGTTTTGTCACTACTCAGGACTCTTGGTTTGGCTCTTTCAATCCCATCTTGTCCTCTACCCCTTTAGAGtatctgctttacatatattttacTAAATATTCTCACATAATCACTAATATTCTTTCTTTACAGTGAGGAAGCCGCTAAAGTGATGGTGGAGTTACTGGGAAGTTACACAGATGACAATGCATCTCAAGCCCGCGTGGATGCACACAAGTAATACATTGCCTTATACTGTTGTTTTGGGGCTTCAGGATGGATACTGTACAAAGGACCCACATGGTCTTCCTCACACATTATAGCAGCCGGGAGCTGCACAGCTAAAAGCGGGGTCGCGgtatgacccctctctgaaccaccCTACCAGCCCAAGGATGTacgggtccagtctcctgaaagcagattttctgacttgtgctggttgacaaaaacaaactaaacgcaggaattctggccagtacagagagtcacctcTCAATATGTTTGTCAATCGCATGACtatcttctctctgtgagcgctcagatggcctgggaaacagaacttcctgttttctgtttcctgttttttttaggggaaaaaagtcagaaaacaggaagtgctgtgttttccatcataactagaaaaaaaaacataatgaatgtaaattgcaaaaaaaaacaaggaccaaacacaggaagtcccaatcCTTTGCatgctcacagacatggcttagtattgattgacagccattcctgagtaTGCTTGAAGTGGGgcactgcacatgtgtacagctgcttcatgtccacattcagtagcagagaattctggaggtgcttgcattgtatatTCAGCTCTCGTGTTCCTTACACACATCTATATTGGTTTTGGATTTAGGTGCATTGTCAGAGCACTGAAGGATCCCAAGACTTTCTTACTTGATCACCTTCTTGCTTTAAAACCAGTGAAGTTTTTGGAAGGCGAGCTTATTCATGATGTAAGTAGCAATTTATTTAATGTTACTTTGAAAATAATTGTACCTTTTGCTATATCAGGTCATTGCTGGTCTTTAATCACCTTCCATTTTACATGGTTTTATCCATGTAATATGAGAGTATTAAAGTAGATGGTAAAATTTACACATGATATATATTGCCTTTACTTCATTGTGAGAATGTTAAAATAATCCTAATGTTTGTTTTCTCAGCTCCTGACCATATTCGTCAGTGCTAAGCTTTCTTCGTATGTCAAATTTTACCAGAATAACAAGGATTTCATTGATTCACTGGGTAAGTAAATTCATGACCTGTGAAGTAGTGATACACAGGGCAGGGATACAGAGTGCTGGATGAAATCCTGTCccttttttctgacagatttcttttatGCCTGGGGATGTACATATGTTTCATTTGGGGGCATTGCACTAAAGCTGCCTCAGCAGGGAGGTCCCCAGCAGCTTCCTGCCGCGCCTGATTTTATCGCTCTCtacctgtttgggtatagggagagatgtATAAGTAAAGGCCGCTGGGGCAGGGAGAATCTGATGGGGACCACCCTGATGATTTCTGCTACAGGTGACATGAAAGTGatgattttttccttttaaagtaCTTTTCCAGTTATTATCTACCATGTATAGAGATAGTAGTGCTTGTTCAGTAGGAAAGAGAGAATTGTGTATGGTTTctattcaactggtttcaggcaAGCGTAATATGAACACATTTTTGTACCAGTGCCATTGAATCCCAGCCTGACCACGGGTCTTCTGACAAACTGATGGCATCCTAGTTTGTCAAAGCTGTCGTTAAATTTAATACGTTCATGTGTACCTGGCTGTAGAGTAGGACCTGTGCAGACTAGTTCTGAAGTGTTGATTAGGCAGAAGATCCTAATTGGAGGGATACTGTGAAAGATACAGCCAGACTTATTCATGGACAGTTAAGCAGAAGCTTGTGTAAAACACCATACATCTGTGTTTACAATTGCTTAGGATATTAAATGGTGTAATTAGGATTCAGCAATTTTTATCCATCGATGAGAGTGGGAGGTGCCCCCACATTTCTACTACTTATGCAGCGTTTGTGATTAAGAAAAATGTCAATAGActtttaaagaaaacaaaaaactatgAACCAGGGTCCTGCAAAACTTGGCGATCTGGTGCGTTGCTGTTAATTTGTTTCATAGCATGCGTCTGTGTGATGGAATGTAATGTCAGCAGCTCTTTTATTTACAGACCGAGGAAAAAGGGAGTAGTCATTAACACTAGGACGCTCCCCCATCCATGTGTAATTGACTGTTTCAAAAGAGCACAGGTCCATCAGCTATTGTGCGCATTACAATTACATTTTCCATATTgaatccccccttccccccgttgATTCTGTCACTCCACTACATTTCTGTGGAAAGGGGTCAGCGCCAATGCCAGACAAGGTAAATGACGCATTTTAGAAATAGAATGGGAGAAACATTACACTAGAAATGATGGTCTGTTTGTATACTTCATTATACATATGTTACACAGATTGTATAATGGGAACTGAAATTTTTTAGTTTGGTTCCTCTTTTTACTACTTGGAAAACACAGGCATTGTGTTATTAGATCATCCTGTCAAGTACCCAAAAGGAGGTCATTTTATCTCGTAACAAAAGTGTATACATATGTTGCCCAAAGGACAGAGACTTTCTTGGTATATACTTTGCTTGTATAAACCTGTAAAATTGTTACTATAAATGGAAACGCGCCCTAGATAGACTCTCATTTAAAAAACTTACGGACGAAAAGAAAACACAGTTAGAGGAGGCGTTTTCCTTAGAGGAAATACAACTAGTCCTAAATTCTCTCCCTAACTGCTCAGCTTCTGGGCCGGATGGGATTCCCTTCgaattttataaaaaataccAAACAGCCTTACTACCAGCGTTAGTCGATATGATTAATGAATCCTGTAATAGTGGAACACTCCCCCTCTCTATGAGGGAAGCAACAATAATTATTTTTCCTAAAAAGAATAAGGACCCCTTAGATATGGGGGCATACCGTCCCATTTCGCTGTTCAATGCAGATGCAAAAATTATCGCTAAATTGCTAGCACTGAGGATAAAGACGGTCAGTCCCTTGCTTATTGGCATGGAACAGAATGGCTTTGTCCCAAATAGGTCGATTTTTGAAAATTTAGACAGGGTGATGGCCAATATGCAACTAGAAACAGAGACCCCCCGCTACATCCTCTCATTAGATGCTATgaaggcatttgacagggtggagtgggggtatCTCTGGGAGGTTGTTGGTAGATTTAATTTTGGTCCAAATATGCTGAGGTGGATAAAGATGCTGTATGAAGAACCTTCAGCACGATTGTCTATTAATGGCAGCCTGTCTAGGAGCTTCTACTTGTCTAGGGGAaccagacaaggctgccctctctcgCCTCTATTATTCACCTTCTATATAGAACCTCTGACCTATATGATTAAGGCTAACCCTTTGATAGAAGGGTTTGGTCTGGGAGGCATACAGGACAAGATTGTTATGTAAGCGGACGATCTCCTTTTGTTTGTACGTAATCCTGAAGAAGCTCTCCCACATGTACTAAATACGTGTCAGGAATTCGGTGCTGTCTCAGGATTTGGGATCAATTGGTCCAAATCCCTTTTGATGGTGCTGCCAGGGACACCTCAGGAACCACTAAAGGATTTTGGGCTGCAACTGGCGGATGGATTCTTGGAATATCTAGGGATTAAAATGCCTATGGATGTAGCTCTCTTTGCTGAGTATAACTTAAAGCCCCTTCTGCATAAAATCAAGAAAAAGGTAGAAGTATGGTGTAAGCTACCGCTGTCTATGGCGGACCGAGCTGCCTTAATTAAAATGGTGATACAGCCCCAGATTAATTATGTTTTATCAGCAGCCCCAATCTGGATAacggaaagtttttttttttaggtcttttTTGCTATGGATTGCtatattattttttgcttttaACATGTATGTGATTTGGAATATAATaaatcttatttaaaaaaaaataataataatacacatggaaaaaaaaaaaaataaaataaatggaacGCGCCTCCAACCTTTATGTAGAGAAGTGTATAATTTAAAAGGAACtataattaattttaaaaaatacatacagctctatagtgatggaGTCACACAGGATTACTCCTTTAATGATCTGCTTACATGTGTATGTCATGGCCAAAATCAGagattaacctcttaaagggaatctgtcagcacctattcttgtTCTGAGGTCCTGACAGTGTAATGATGGTCTGTGCTCCTACTGCCGTGTCAtaccttttattttttacatctgTGCTGTACTGTCAGATTAGCGATGTAGTTTCTCTTCACAACTGTCacagagggggagtggtgatgtcttGGTGCCGCATGCGCCGTAGAGCGTTGGTACAGCACCAAGCGAAGTCATTGAGGGTATAAGCTTATGCCCTCAGTGCGCCTGCGCCGTTCCGACACACTACGGTGCATGCGCGAATCAGCCTGCGAGAGCGCGCGCAGTAcactgaaccaggaagctacagatgacaTCGCCAGGAGGCCTGGGGACGcgcgccatgaatattcaagacaagctgggaggaggtagtggtgaggcgggccaaagtgcggcaccaagacatcaccactcccccctctttgacagttgtgaAAAGAAACTACAGCACCGATCTGACAAAGTAAAGCACCGATGTGAAAAATAAAGGTATGACACGGCACTAGGAgcacagaccttcatcacactgtcagcacctcagaacaagAATAggcgctgacagattctctttaaggacagagcctgaaatgaccttaacgcaactctgtacccacaatctgcccaccccaagccgcttgtaccttcggatagctgcttttaatccaagatctgtcctgcggtccgttcggcaggtgatgcggttattgtcctaaaagacaacttttaaactcgcagccccgtgccctacgggcatggcctagattgtgtatgcattaggctggcagaacctctctgtccctcttccccgccctcctcatcattaggaatgctccaggcagattgtctcctattccccacctgtgtcagcacggcacatgggctggatcgttaaggcacctgtacaatgttctgcatggaggaaatgttccagtggcattcctaatgatgaagagggtggggaggagggatggagggctggtgcaaagttaaggcacagatattctaagccacgccggTTGGgaatggggctgcaagtttgaaagttgtttttaaggacaataactgcatcacctgctgaacggacgccaggacagatctttaattaaaagcagctatccgaaggtacaagcggtttgggggggaggggcagattgtgggtacagagtcgctttaaggaccgagccaattgtcacttttgcgtttttgttttttcctcctcgtcttgtaagacccataactcttatttgtccacctacagggccatgggagggcttgttttttacaggcgtaagtgtactttgtaatggcatctttcaatctgccataaaatgaatgtcggaacccccaaaatatcatttatggggtgaatttgggtcaaaaaatgtgattccacaaattttgggggggtttaCATGTTTACGTAacgcactttacggtaaaactgacatttttattcttttattctataggtcagtctaacgttttactatttttattagaagcaaaactttttatttgcaaataggtgtatttaAAATCAGAATCAGACAAAGCTACCGACACCTGAAATCATgacaccattaaccccttgccgcaaaatgacgttcctggaacgtcatgtaaagcaggtagttcccgcaacatgacgttccaggaacgtcatggcttccctgcctccccccgctgtccctatagaagatcgggcagcaggaggatgctatgtcacacagcatccccctgctgcctctgcccagaggggagccgcgctccccccgggcagttaaccccataaacgccgcggtcaatgcgaccgcagcgtctatggggagatcgggcggcggggggaggctgcagcacgttgcctccccctaccgccacaactagtatgtcacccggccccctccccttgtcccccgataccggagatcaccgctattaccgttatagcggtgatctccggtaccgggaattaccggcgccgccgagagctttcatctccccccaccgtggattcacggtggggggagatgaaaaatgtctcctcagaccccagatcagccccccgatcagatccccgtacccgggcggctatcagatccaagatggccgcccccatccctgcgatgtttgttcgcagggatggatataaaataatgatcaaagccccatgctctccgccaccggaggtagcggagagcatggggcagtgatcggggaccccccccgtgtggtcccggagcaggcgatcggcggtatatactatataccgccgatcgcctgttcccagtgctgcccggcactttctatcccctgtcaccataaatcattggtgacaggggataaaaagtgtcaccgtgccccccccccaagtcgccccccagtcacccccgtcccccagtcacccccccttccccatatactcaccggatcctggagctccgtcctcctcgaagtcctgactgcttctgatgtgcgcatgcgcgtcagaagcagttagctctgaaaatttaaagtgacagagaccaatttggtctctgtcactaaactatgattactgtgatagaaaatatcacagtaatcatagtaatacagtgaaaatgaaagtgaaaaaagaacaagtgaaaaagtgtaaatgtgaaaaagtgaaaaacatacaaacaaaataaaacacactttttattatagtaataattgcggtttactcccagattacccgtaaccaccgcaggttgcccgtatccgccccagtttgcccgtaaccgctgcaggtagcccgtaaacacgccagattacatgtaaccaccgcacgttgcccataaccaccccaaattgccagtgaccccctccagattgcccgtaactaccgcacgttgcccgtaactaccgcacgttgcccctgaccaccgcacgttgcccctgaccaccgcacgttgcccctgaccaccgcacgttgccagtgaccctctccagattgcccgtaacgaccccaaattacaggtatccatcccagattacctataagcacttcagtttatccgttaccaccccgcgttgcccgtaaccaccccgcgttgcccgtaaccaccccacgttgcccgtaaccaccccacattgcccgtaaccaccccagattctctgtaaccaccccaggttgcccgtgaccaccccaggttgcccgtgaccaccccaggttgcccgtgaccaccccacattacctgtaatctcattttttattgtattttagtaactgcgctattctaataactattactagctgcggttttgctccagcaaattggcgctcccttccttctgagccctgctgtgtgcccatacagtggtttatgcccacatatggggtaccgttgtactcaggagaacctgcgttacagattttggggtacgttttctctcctgttcctcgtgaaattaagaaatttttaactaaacaaacatattattggaaaaattcgagtttttcatttttactgtcttattttgaatactttcctctaatacctgtggggtcaaaccgctcactgcaccccaagatgaattctttcaggggtgtactttcctaaatggggtgacttttgctggggttctattcttctgacactacaggggctctgcaaacgcacctggcgctcagaaacttcttcgtaaaaatctgcactgaaaatgctaattggcgctccttcccctctgagcccggctgtgtgcccatacagtggtttatgcacacatatgggggatcgttctactcaggagaacctgcgttacagatttgggcatgcagcttctcccctcttcctagtgaaattgagaaatttcaaactaaacgaacatattattggaaaaattctagtttttcaattttactgtcttattttgaatactttcctctaatacctttggggtcaaaatggttaccacaccccaagatgaattctttgaggggtgtactttccaaaatgggtggacttttgggggggttctcttctgcggacactacaggggctctgcaaacacacctggcgctcagaaacttcttcagcaaaatctgaactgaaaaagctaatttgcgctcccttctttctgagccctgctgtgtgcccatacagtggtttatgcccacatatggggtaccgttgtattcaggagaaccttctttacaaatttgggggtacttttttttctcttgttcctcgtgaaattgagaaatttcaaactaaacaaacatattataggaaaaattcaagtttttcatttttactgtctaattttaaatactttcctctaatacctgtggggtcaaaatggtcaccacacaccaagatgaattctttgaggggtgcactttccaaaatggggtgacttttggggggtttctcttctgcggacactacaggggcactgcaaatgcacctggcgctcagaaacttcttcagcaaaatctgcattgaaaaagctaattggcgctcctttacttctgagccctgctgtgtgcccatacagtggtttacgcccacatatggggtaccgttttattcaggagaacctgcattacaaattttggggtactttttttctcttgttcctcgtgaaattgaaaaatttcaaactaaacaaacatattattggaaaaattcgtgtttttcatttttactgtgtaattttgaatactttcctctaatgcatgtggggtcaaaatgctcatcctacccaaagatgatttctttgaggggtgtactttcgaaaatggggtgacttttggggggattctattctgcggacactacaggggctctgcaaatgcacctggcgctcagaaacttcttcagcaaaatctgcatgaaaaaaagctaattggcgctcctttacttctgagcccggctgtgtgcccatacagtggtttacgcccacatatggggtaccgttgtactcaagagaacctgcgttacaaattttggcatgctttttttctcatgttccttttgaaaatgagaaactttaatctaaacgtatatattatttgaaaatttaaattttcgatttttttacggcctaattgtgaatactttcctccagcccctgtagggttaaaatgctcattatacccctagattaattctttaaggtgtctagtttccaaaatggggtcacttatgggggtttccagtatacaagccttctaaatccatttaaaaaaagaactggtccctaaaaaaaaatcagttttggaaattttcacaaaatgtgataatttgctcataaatttctaagccccgtaacaccctaaaaaagtaaaatatgtttcccaaattatgcaagaataaagaggacatattggtaatgtgatttagtaactaatttatgtgctatgacttccttttttagaagcagagaatttcagaagttcataaaatgcaaaattttcaaatttttcttgatattttgatgtttttcacaaaaaatacacaaagtagtgaccaaattttgctactaatataaagtgtcatatgtgacgaaaaaactatctcagaatcgctagcatacgttaaagcatcactgagctataagagcataaagtgaaacaggtcagattttgaaaaatgagcctggtcattaaggccaaaacaggctttagaggcaaggggttaaggagagTGGGATAAGCCGTCCAGTTCCCTGTGGATgcaatgtgaacataggctaacagTGAGGAccataaattaataaatatacaacAAGTCAGTTCTGTAGTTCAGTCCTTTAGGAAATCGGCTGTCCAGATTCAATATCCAATATGCTTCACGATTGAACAATTTCTGAGACCAACTGCCTCCTCTATGATTTCTGTACACTTTTTCTATAGCAAAAAAGGAGAAATATTGCAAATCACCACCATGTGTTATGATAACTACTTCGTGCTGACATTGCAGAGCGTTCCCATGTGAGCAAGGCATTACAGAGCATTGGGTGAAGTTAATTGTTCTGGGAAGTTTATTTTAGATGGCATCTGGTGTGATTTGTGTTATTCTCTAGCAGGAATGTGCTGATTCCTTGATTACTAATTAGAATTGAAGCGTCACAATTTGTCATCCACATCGCCCTTTCTTGTACACCTAATGTTATCCTTTACAAAGCTAATCAGCCTTCATTTGTTAATTATGTTAATTTGTGTTAATTGATTCGTAGACTTTTGAGATGCTTGACCAGAGGCCTtttggttgctttttttttttttttgttccatagGTTGTCTGCTCTCCCAATGTAATTACTGCAATTAACACTTCATTAGTAATAGATCATGTAACATTATAAACCCTGCGAGTAATGGATGCCAGTGCAGGGAATTTCTTTTGTCACAAGCAAGTGGTTTCATGTATAGGAAAGAATAAGTGAgaatgtaatgtataatgtatatgtaagAAAATCTCAACACTAATAAAGAAGCGTGCAAACAGAATTTGTAAGACCTGCAAATTTGAGGTACTTTAATCATTCAAACCTCTTCAGGTCTCTCTCATGAGCAAAACATGGAAAAAATGCGGCTTCTTACGTTTATGGGAATGGCTGTGGAAAACAAGGAGATTTCATTTGACACTATTCAGCAGGAAC is a genomic window of Dendropsophus ebraccatus isolate aDenEbr1 chromosome 4, aDenEbr1.pat, whole genome shotgun sequence containing:
- the EIF3M gene encoding eukaryotic translation initiation factor 3 subunit M, with the protein product MSVPAFIDVSEEDQAAELRAYLKSKGAEISEENSEGGLHIDLAQIIEACDVCLKEDDKDVESIMNSVVSLLLILEPDKQESLIESLCEKLVKFREGERPSLRLQLLSNLFHGMDKSTPVRYTVYCALIKVAATCGAIVYIPTDLDQVRKWIIDWNLNTEKKHILLRLLYEALVDCKKSEEAAKVMVELLGSYTDDNASQARVDAHKCIVRALKDPKTFLLDHLLALKPVKFLEGELIHDLLTIFVSAKLSSYVKFYQNNKDFIDSLGLSHEQNMEKMRLLTFMGMAVENKEISFDTIQQELQLGADDVEAFVIDAVKTKMVYCKIDQTQKKVVVSHSTHRTFGKQQWQQLYDILNSWKINLNKVKNSLHSISDA